Proteins co-encoded in one Medicago truncatula cultivar Jemalong A17 chromosome 8, MtrunA17r5.0-ANR, whole genome shotgun sequence genomic window:
- the LOC120577622 gene encoding uncharacterized protein gives MANSGTKYVSVNLNKSYGQKGSAAPAPRSAAGGSGGGMAVLSRPRSSQKIGAKLAVPPPLNLPSLRKEHERFDSLGSGGGPAGAGGSGTGSRPSSSGVGWTKPAAAVLQEKEMVFTEDVPRVVSKIAPTVVSSSAVLRGEDFPSLRATLVPPVSSGSQNAKIQDNLNLNQKKENASIEQKKEDKSGDADGNANANAVSVVNVNSRFNAGNFPVENGRENRGFNGSRGANQSRGGMNQDEFFPPLVRLNPRFDWADDERDTGHGFTERSREGRDHGFSSKNDAFWDFDMPRVGIVPHKYGSGYDMRGQMRGNEAGKVSSSEVPKVDSYDRMPGREVSSSNSSSWRNSSFPKDAGNDRNGVVGARPSSGNRDVVKDNKYSSSPFRDVVHDDSGRRDVGYGQGVKQPWNNMVQSYGERNGLRDNRHVGGDQYNRNRVDSNQSSMSKSSFSLGGKGLPVNDPLLNFGREKRNLPKSEKTYGEDFGASAFDGKDIFSTSLGVVKKKKDILKQTDFHDPVRESFEAELERVQRMQEQERQRIVEEQERAVEFARREEEERIRLAREQEEMQRRLEEEAREAAWREEQDRIEALRKAEEQRLAREEEKQRLFLEEERRKQAAKQKLIELEQKIARRQAELAKGNNNAPIVDEKMPGNVNERDASRATDVGDWEDSERMVDRILTSASSDSSSVNRPLEMGSRPHFSRDLSSTFVDRGKPVNSWRRDGYENWSSPAFYPQDHENSHNSPRRDSSIGGKPFMRKEYNGGAGLLSSRTYLDEYAHVKPHRWNQPADGDHAGRNSEMHSDFNENFVERFDGWAQNRPRGNAFPPFPDRPYQNSESDGPYALGRSRYPARQPRVLPPPLASVHRTYRNGNEHPAPSAFLENEIPYNQAARGDSTLPTGYDNGNHGQAEVDPLQEVAENEDHKVEATPRCDSQSSLSVSSPPSSPTHLSHDDIDDSGNSSAILTSEENKNGPISAPENESIATPDTAGKENVVTSCAVSSGDDDDDDEWAAENNEQFQEQEEYDEDEDYREEEEVHEIDDNAGLHQDFENMHLQEKGLPHLMDNLVLGFDEGVQVGMPNEEFERGQQASNASLEVPFDNTCNDGKALQPVDDASQVNLNSSSSVFQESEKPTPNLASESLGNVEASNGFSANHSTPSSVIIGPHYTSSGQIVTSAAPGQAELPIKLQFGLFSGPSLIPSPVPAIQIGSIQMPLHLHPQVGAPLTHHMHSSQPPLFQFGQLRYSSPVSQGVMPLGPQSMSYVQPNIPSSYPFNHNSGNQMPVQSGPESSDSFIKKDIRHQSVLGQPGNSRSLSHSSLPSENAAGIKQGQNAPNNNTRIASSFQLDKRGSQNVVGKSSSTSSNAKHSEVQPHIKDAYLHSVSEEKDLMESKSRFPVSGGRGQRYVYTVKTSSSKSSGAVLGPAPAPAPRVNRADSRGFTRRPNRNTQRTEFRVRESAEKREPSSSLSADQFGLDNKSNVTGRGIGMSGRTGSRRSYTNKMGKQPVESVGENSHGMDSGSRAERVEGKESTKSQTVSHSGQSNLKRNLCSEEDVDAPLQSGIIRVFEQPGIEAPSDEDDFIEVRSKRQMINDRREQREKEIKAKSRVAKVPRKTRSASQSTVTMPMANSSKRSISTGEVSNSSGADFAAADGHGMTKSDSSSGYNSNLLSQALPPIGTPPLKTDAQPDLRSQTNRSLHTSLPSVSGRESKNKKGHENVQTSLGSWGNVQISQQVMALTQTQLDEAMKPQQFDSQASSGNMTGVVTESSLPAPSILTKEKTFSSAASPINSLLAGERIQFGAVTSPTVLPPSSRVVSHGIGPPRSSRSDMQISHNIAGSDTNCNLFFEKGKHGNESHGHLEDCDAEAEAEAAASAVAVAAIGSDETVGNRLGTCSVSVSDAKNYVAADIDRVVAGVGSEQQSASQSRSEEPLSVSLPADLSVETPPISLWPALPNTQNTSCQMISHFPAVAPHFPSGPPSHFPFYEMNPMMGGPVFAFGPHDESASTTQSQPQKSTAPASRPIGNWQQGHSGVESFYGPPTGFTGPFIAPPGGIPGVQGPPHMVVYNHFAPVGQFGGQFVYIPSGKQPDWKHIPTTSASGTSEGDMNNMNMASSQRNPANMPSQIQHLAPGSPLLPMASPVAMFDVSPFQHSTEMSVQARWPHVPNAPHSSIPPSMPLHQQESIQTSQMSHGPSVDQPLNVNRFTGSRTSTSSDSDRNFPRAADVNVNQLPDELGLVDTSNSTASKTSSKGVSSKTPSEKTITDAAAKVDVQNGNSSKSNNQNSSSGYRTQPAQQNNVSTQQQHYDHSSGHGNYHRGGGGVTQRNNSGGEWSHRRYHGRNQSTGGDKNFSSSKVKQIYVAKQTISGSSSAS, from the exons CTTCCTTCGCTTCGGAAAGAGCATGAACGGTTTGATTCGCTTGGATCGGGTGGTGGACCGGCTGGTGCTGGTGGTTCCGGGACCGGTTCGAGACCTTCTTCGTCTGGGGTGGGGTGGACGAAGCCTGCTGCGGCGGTTTTGCAAGAGAAAGAGATGGTTTTTACGGAGGATGTGCCGAGGGTTGTTAGTAAGATTGCTCCGACGGTTGTTTCGTCGTCCGCGGTTTTGAGAGGAGAGGATTTTCCGTCGTTGCGTGCTACTTTGGTGCCTCCTGTATCGAGTGGTAGCCAGAATGCGAAGATCCAagataatttgaatttgaatcagAAGAAGGAGAATGCATCTATTGAGCAGAAAAAGGAGGATAAGAGTGGTGATGCTGATGGTAATGCTAATGCTAATGCTGTTTCAGTTGTTAATGTGAACTCTCGGTTCAATGCTGGGAATTTTCCTGTTGAAAATGGCCGTGAGAATCGAGGTTTTAATGGCTCTCGTGGGGCGAATCAAAGTAGAGGTGGGATGAATCAAGATGAATTTTTTCCGCCTCTGGTAAGGTTGAACCCGAGATTTGATTGGGCGGATGATGAGCGTGATACTGGTCATGGTTTTACGGAGCGGAGTAGAGAGGGGAGGGATCATggattttcatcaaaaaatgaTGCTTTTTGGGATTTTGATATGCCTCGTGTTGGCATTGTGCCACATAAGTATGGTAGTGGTTATGATATGAGAGGACAGATGCGGGGCAATGAAGCTGGTAAGGTTTCCTCCAGTGAAGTTCCTAAGGTGGACTCTTATGATAGAATGCCAGGAAGAGAAGTGAGTTCCTCTAATTCCTCTTCGTGGAGGAATTCGTCTTTTCCGAAAGATGCTGGGAATGATAGGAATGGTGTTGTTGGTGCAAGGCCTTCAAGTGGTAATAGAGATGTAGTGAAGGATAACAAGTATAGTTCGTCCCCTTTCAGAgatgttgttcatgatgatTCTGGAAGGAGGGATGTAGGGTATGGTCAAGGCGTGAAACAACCTTGGAATAATATGGTGCAATCATATGGTGAACGAAATGGACTGCGGGATAATCGTCATGTTGGTGGCGATCAATATAACAGGAATAGAGTTGATTCTAACCAGAGCTCGATGTCGAAGTCTTCATTTTCATTGGGTGGTAAAGGGCTTCCTGTTAATGATCCTTTGCTTAATTTTGGCAGAGAGAAACGCAATTTACCGAAGAGTGAAAAGACTTATGGGGAAGATTTTGGAGCTTCTGCTTTTGATGGGAAGGATATTTTTTCAACAAGCCTTGGGGTGGTGAAGAAAAAGAAGGATATACTCAAGCAAACTGATTTCCATGACCCTGTTAGAGAATCATTTGAGGCTGAGCTTGAAAGAGTTCAGAGGATGCAAGAACAGGAGCGGCAGAGAATCGTTGAAGAGCAAGAAAGGGCAGTGGAATTTGCTCGCCGAGAAGAGGAGGAAAGAATAAGACTAGCCAGAGAACAGGAAGAGATGCAAAGGAGGTTGGAAGAAGAAGCAAGAGAGGCAGCATGGAGGGAAGAACAAGATAGAATTGAAGCTTTGCGCAAGGCCGAAGAGCAGAGGCTAgctagagaagaagaaaaacaaagactGTTTTTAGAAGAGGAGAGGAGGAAACAAGCTGCTAAGCAAAAACTTATAGAATTAGAACAAAAGATTGCTAGGAGGCAGGCTGAATTAGCCAAAGGTAACAATAATGCTCCAATTGTTGATGAGAAAATGCCTGGGAACGTGAATGAAAGAGATGCATCAAGGGCTACAGATGTAGGTGATTGGGAGGATAGTGAAAGAATGGTTGATAGGATATTAACTTCAGCATCTTCTGATTCATCAAGTGTGAATAGGCCATTGGAGATGGGCTCTAGACCTCATTTTTCTAGAGATTTGTCTTCCACCTTCGTGGATAGAGGTAAACCCGTTAATTCATGGAGAAGAGATGGTTATGAGAACTGGAGTAGCCCGGCATTCTATCCTCAAGACCATGAGAATAGCCACAACAGTCCTCGCAGAGACTCATCCATTGGTGGAAAGCCATTCATGAGGAAAGAATATAATGGTGGTGCTGGATTATTGTCTTCAAGGACTTATTTAGATGAATATGCTCACGTTAAACCACACAGGTGGAATCAACCTGCAGATGGAGATCATGCTGGCAGAAATTCAGAGATGCATTCTGatttcaatgaaaattttgttgaaagatttgatggTTGGGCACAGAACCGTCCCCGTGGCAATGCTTTCCCTCCATTCCCTGACCGTCCATACCAAAACTCTGAATCAGATGGACCTTATGCCTTGGGGAGATCCCGGTACCCTGCCAGGCAACCTCGTGTTCTCCCCCCTCCACTTGCTTCAGTTCACAGAACTTACAGGAACGGAAATGAACACCCTGCTCCATCGGCATTCCTAGAAAACGAGATACCATATAATCAGGCAGCAAGGGGTGACTCTACCCTGCCAACTGGTTATGATAATGGGAATCATGGTCAAGCTGAAGTTGATCCCCTCCAAGAGGTTGCTGAAAATGAAGACCATAAAGTTGAGGCCACGCCAAGGTGTGATTCTCAGTCTTCACTCTCTGTTTCAAGCCCCCCTAGTTCACCAACACATCTCTCTCACGATGATATAGATGACTCTGGAAATTCTTCTGCAATATTGACCTCTGAGGAAAACAAAAATGGCCCCATCTCAGCTCCTGAAAATGAATCCATTGCAACACCTGACACAGCTGGTAAAGAGAATGTAGTCACTTCATGTGCCGTGTCTAGTGGCGATGACGACGATGATGATGAATGGGCTGCTGAGAATAATGAGCAGTTCCAAGAACAAGAAGAAtacgatgaagatgaagattatcgagaagaagaggaagtgCATGAAATAGATGATAATGCTGGCCTACACCAGGATTTTGAAAATATGCATTTGCAGGAAAAAGGATTGCCACACTTAATGGATAACCTAGTATTAGGATTTGATGAGGGTGTTCAGGTCGGAATGCCTAATGAGGAGTTTGAAAGGGGACAACAGGCTTCTAATGCTTCTCTAGAAGTACCTTTTGACAATACATGCAATGATGGCAAAGCCCTTCAACCTGTTGATGATGCCTCTCAGGTGAATCTCAATAGTTCTTCTAGTGTATTCCAGGAATCAGAAAAGCCAACTCCAAATTTAGCATCTGAGAGTTTAGGTAATGTTGAAGCTTCTAATGGCTTCTCTGCTAATCATAGTACACCATCTTCCGTTATTATTGGCCCACACTACACATCTTCAGGTCAAATTGTTACTTCTGCTGCTCCAGGTCAAGCCGAGTTACCCATTAAGCTTCAATTTGGTCTTTTTTCTGGTCCATCATTGATACCCTCTCCAGTACCAGCCATACAAATTGGTTCTATACAGATGCCATTACATCTGCATCCACAGGTTGGTGCACCTCTCACTCATCACATGCACTCGTCACAGCCTCCTTTATTTCAATTTGGCCAGCTTAGGTATTCATCTCCAGTATCACAGGGGGTGATGCCTCTAGGTCCTCAATCAATGTCATATGTTCAGCCTAATATCCCATCCAGTTACCCTTTTAATCATAACTCTGGAAATCAAATGCCAGTTCAAAGTGGTCCAGAATCTTCTGATTCATTTATTAAGAAAGATATCAGGCATCAGTCTGTTCTTGGCCAACCAGGTAATTCAAGAAGCTTATCTCACAGTTCACTTCCAAGTGAGAATGCCGCTGGAATAAAGCAGGGACAAAATGCTCCTAATAATAACACAAGGATTGCTTCTAGTTTCCAATTGGACAAGCGGGGGAGCCAAAATGTAGTTGGAAAGAGCAGCAGTACTTCATCCAATGCTAAACACTCAGAAGTTCAGCCTCATATCAAAGATGCATATCTTCATTCAGTTTCAGAAGAGAAAGATTTAATGGAGTCAAAATCACGGTTTCCAGTATCTGGTGGTAGAGGACAGAGATATGTCTACACAGTAAAAACTTCAAGCTCAAAATCATCAGGTGCAGTTCTAGGTCCAGCTCCAGCTCCAGCTCCGAGGGTTAATCGAGCAGATTCCAGGGGATTTACGAGGAGGCCTAATAGAAATACACAGCGCACTGAGTTTCGAGTTCGGGAAAGTGCTGAGAAGAGGGAGCCTTCTAGTTCTTTGTCAGCCGATCAGTTTGGGTTAGATAATAAGTCAAATGTCACTGGAAGGGGAATAGGCATGTCTGGAAGGACTGGATCCAGAAGGTCTTACACCAATAAAATGGGAAAACAGCCAGTAGAATCAGTTGGGGAAAATTCACATGGCATGGATTCTGGAAGCAGAGCTGAGAGGGTTGAAGGAAAAGAATCAACAAAGTCTCAGACCGTTTCACATTCTGGGCAGAGTAATCTCAAAAGAAACCTGTGTTCTGAGGAAGATGTTGATGCTCCATTGCAAAGCGGAATTATACGCGTGTTTGAGCAACCTGGAATTGAAGCTCCCAGCGATGAAGATGACTTCATAGAAGTCAGGTCTAAGAGGCAAATGATAAATGACCGGCGAGaacaaagagagaaagaaatcaAGGCTAAGTCTCGTGTTGCAAAG GTACCACGGAAAACCCGTTCTGCTTCACAAAGTACTGTGACCATGCCCATGGCCAATTCTAGCAAAAGATCCATTTCTACTGGAGAAGTGTCGAACAGTAGTGGTGCTGATTTTGCCGCTGCTGATGGGCATGGGATGACAAAGAGTGATTCCTCATCTGGATATAATTCAAACTTACTGTCCCAGGCATTACCTCCTATAGGCACACCTCCTTTGAAAACTGATGCCCAGCCTGATTTAAGATCACAGACGAACAG gtCACTTCATACAAGTCTCCCATCAGTTTCTGGTCGCGAAAGCAAGAACAAGAAGGGCCATGAAAATGTTCAGACATCTTTGGGCTCCTGGGGCAATGTGCAAATTAGCCAACAG GTCATGGCGCTGACACAGACACAACTCGATGAGGCTATGAAGCCTCAGCAGTTTGATTCACAGGCTTCTAGTGGCAATATGACAGGTGTTGTTACTGAATCCAGCTTGCCAGCACCATCCATTTTAACAAAAGAGAAAACATTCTCATCTGCTGCCAGTCCAATAAATTCCTTGCTTGCTGGAGAGAGAATTCAATTtg GGGCAGTGACATCTCCAACTGTTCTTCCTCCTAGCAGCCGTGTTGTGTCTCATGGTATTGGCCCCCCTCGATCATCTAGATCAGACATGCAAATATCTCACAACATTGCTGGATCTGACACTAATTGCAATCTTTTCTTTGAGAAAGGGAAACATGGTAATGAATCTCATGGCCATTTAGAAGATTGTGATGCGGAGGCTGAAGCTGAAGCAGCTGCTTCTGCTGTTGCTGTTGCTGCCATTGGTAGTGATGAGACTGTTGGAAATAGATTGGGTACTTGTTCTGTCTCGGTTTCAGATGCTAAAAATTATGTAGCTGCAGATATTGATAGGGTAGTAGCAG GAGTAGGTAGTGAGCAGCAATCAGCAAGCCAATCTAGATCTGAGGAGCCTCTTAGTGTATCTCTTCCTGCTGACTTATCTGTTGAGACTCCACCAATTTCCTTGTGGCCGGCCTTACCAAATACACAAAATACTTCATGCCAGATGATCTCGCATTTTCCTGCCGTTGCTCCTCATTTTCCTTCTGGCCCACCTTCACATTTTCCTTTCTATGAAATGAATCCTATGATGGGTGGTCCTGTGTTTGCTTTCGGACCACATGATGAATCTGCATCTACAACACAGTCACAGCCTCAAAAAAGTACTGCACCAGCATCTAGGCCAATTGGGAACTGGCAACAGGGTCATTCTGGTGTGGAATCCTTTTATGGTCCTCCAACAGGATTTACTGGACCTTTTATTGCACCTCCTGGAGGCATTCCAGGAGTCCAAGGGCCTCCACATATGGTTGTTTATAACCATTTTGCACCTGTAGGACAATTTGGTGGACAGTTTGTGTATATCCCCTCTGGAAAGCAGCCTGATTGGAAACACATTCCTACAACTTCTGCATCAGGGACCAGTGAAGGGGATATGAACAATATGAATATGGCATCTTCACAGCGGAATCCTGCTAACATGCCTTCTCAAATTCAACATCTTGCTCCTGGTTCGCCACTTCTACCAATGGCATCTCCAGTTGCTATGTTTGATGTTTCTCCTTTTCAG CACTCTACCGAGATGTCAGTTCAAGCTAGATGGCCCCATGTTCCAAATGCACCACATTCATCCATTCCTCCATCAATGCCATTGCATCAACAAGAAAGTATTCAAACTTCTCAGATGAGCCATGGCCCTTCGGTTGACCAGCCACTAAATGTCAACAGATTTACCGGTTCTCGAACTTCAACATCTTCTGATAGTGATAGGAATTTTCCTAGAGCAGCTGATGTAAATGTCAACCAATTACCTGATGAACTTGGATTAGTGGACACTTCAAACTCCACTGCTTCTAAGACTTCATCCAAGGGTGTTTCTAGTAAGACTCCATCCGAGAAAACCATTACAGATGCTGCTGCCAAAGTTGATGTTCAGAATGGAAATAGCAGCAAGAGTAATAACCAGAATTCAAGTTCTGGTTATAGGACTCAACCCGCACAACAAAATAATGTTTCTACCCAGCAGCAGCATTATGATCATTCCTCAGGACATGGTAACTATCACAGAGGAGGTGGTGGTGTTACTCAGAGAAATAATTCTGGTGGTGAATGGTCCCATCGTAGATACCATGGAAGAAACCAATCTACGGGTGGAGATAAGAACTTTTCATCCTCGAAGGTCAAGCAAATATATGTGGCTAAGCAGACTATTAGTGGGTCGTCATCAGCGTCATAA
- the LOC120577748 gene encoding heat shock factor protein HSF24, with translation MSKKLAAAPFLTKTYEMIEDPLTNDVISWGESGNTFVVLKQLEFSRDLLPKFFKHNNFSSFVRQLNTYGFRKTVSEKWEFAQENFKKGEIELLPTIKRRKTQSPAVVRSVGVGKNSPSSSAAEDMGSTSTGSVDRSDLSIENKRLKMDNEKLTVELTLVKKKCEELLAYLQSNLNIGADEINRILGKGTDGSSHDTDNDDDNMVRECGKGLKLFGVWLKGEEGKDKVEMDTAKGSCHKRGREDPIDGANNEFNAVV, from the exons atgtcTAAGAAGTTGGCAGCAGCACCATTTTTGACCAAGACCTATGAGATGATTGAAGATCCTCTCACTAATGATGTGATTTCCTGGGGTGAAAGTGGTAACACTTTTGTTGTATTGAAACAACTTGAATTTTCAAGGGATTTGCTTCCTAAATTTTTCAAGCATAACAATTTCTCAAGCTTTGTTCGTCAACTCAACACCTAT GGGTTTAGGAAGACTGTTTCGGAAAAATGGGAATTCGCCCAAGAGAATTTTAAGAAAGGAGAGATCGAGCTGCTTCCGACAATCAAGCGTCGGAAGACCCAGTCCCCAGCAGTGGTAAGATCTGTTGGAGTTGGCAAGAACTCACCTTCGAGCTCTGCTGCCGAAGACATGGGGTCAACTTCAACAGGATCAGTGGACCGATCAGACTTATCCATTGAGAACAAAAGACTCAAAATGGATAACGAGAAGTTAACCGTTGAACTGACACTTGTAAAGAAAAAGTGCGAAGAATTGCTTGCTTATCTTCAGAGCAATCTCAACATCGGGGCTGATGAAATTAACCGGATCCTTGGCAAAGGAACAGATGGGTCCAGCCATGATACGGATAATGATGATGACAATATGGTACGTGAATGTGGGAAGGGTTTGAAACTGTTTGGGGTTTGGCTGAAGGGAGAAGAGGGGAAAGACAAGGTGGAGATGGACACTGCCAAGGGTAGCTGCCACAAGAGAGGGCGTGAAGACCCAATTGATGGTGCCAACAATGAGTTCAATGCCGTTGTCTAG
- the LOC120577632 gene encoding ethylene-responsive transcription factor ERF109 yields MAVPNSVSDDNVGTLLLPDKEQENSIIVSTLIHVLSSSNNVAVPVSHTGTDTQQNFEVLNNLPHNNQQYKEKESDKTATSSSASGTLLSYQNQYDPDTCRVCKINGCLGCRLFFEKDKGENKKKYRGVRQRAWGKWVAEIRDPKRATRVWLGTFQTAENAARAYDQAAIKFHGARAKINFDFSDYEVACDDKKKQSVTVQDCVGEVSGVKNQTKTTILSFGPPEVN; encoded by the exons ATGgctgttccaaattctgtttcTGATGATAATGTTGGAACGTTATTGTTACCTGATAAGGAACAAGAAAATTCTATCATAGTATCCACCCTCATTCACGTTCTCTCCTCCTCAAATAATGTTGCTGTTCCTGTTTCTCATACG GGTACCGATACTCAACAAAACTTCGAGGTATTAAACAATTTACCTCATAACAACCAACAATACAAGGAAAAGGAATCAGATAAAACAGCCACGTCATCAAGTGCAAGTGGGACCCTCTTGTCTTACCAAAACCAATATGATCCTGACACGTGTCGCGTATGCAAAATCAACGGCTGTCTCGGTTGCAGATTATTCTTTGAGAAAGATAAAGGGGAGAATAAGAAGAAATACAGAGGAGTGAGGCAGAGAGCATGGGGAAAATGGGTGGCAGAGATAAGAGACCCAAAAAGAGCAACTCGTGTATGGCTTGGTACTTTTCAAACAGCTGAGAATGCTGCAAGAGCTTATGATCAAGCTGCTATTAAGTTTCATGGTGCTAGAGCtaagattaattttgatttctCTGATTATGAAGTTGCTTGTGATGATAAGAAGAAGCAAAGTGTGACAGTGCAGGATTGTGTTGGTGAGGTCTCAGGAGTGAAGAACCAAACAAAAACTACTATCCTATCATTCGGGCCGCCAGAAGTGAACTAG